A single genomic interval of Aegicerativicinus sediminis harbors:
- a CDS encoding bifunctional folylpolyglutamate synthase/dihydrofolate synthase has protein sequence MTYQQTVNWMFQQLPMYQRQGAMAYKADLTNTTNLCSHLGNPERYFKSVHVAGTNGKGSVSHMLASVFQVAGYKTGLYTSPHLKDFRERIKINGHLIEEDYVVDFVENNRNFFEFNQLSFFEMTVGLAFKYFSDNKVDIAVIETGLGGRLDSTNVIMPELSVITNIGLDHTVLLGDTIEKIAVEKAGIIKKGVPVVIGETQSETTPIFNSKARVEGSELYYADQLLMDHVYNTDLKGSYQLKNVTTATVALNVLKSKGYNLSKESIRSGLNNVVKNTGLLGRWQILGEEPLVVCDTAHNFEGLNYVVSQIKEQNYRQLRMVLGFVADKNLERVIGLLPKEAIYYLSQPQIPRALDVDELTQLFHEHGFNCLSFESVKKALYQAKLDSAGSDFIFVGGSTFVVAEVV, from the coding sequence CAACTTCCAATGTATCAGCGTCAGGGCGCAATGGCATATAAGGCTGATCTCACCAATACTACAAATCTGTGTTCCCATCTTGGGAATCCTGAAAGGTATTTTAAAAGTGTGCATGTTGCTGGGACAAATGGAAAAGGCTCGGTTAGCCATATGTTGGCTTCGGTATTTCAGGTAGCGGGTTATAAAACTGGTCTATATACATCTCCACATTTAAAGGATTTTAGAGAGCGAATAAAAATCAATGGTCATTTAATTGAAGAGGATTATGTCGTTGATTTTGTCGAAAATAACCGAAACTTTTTTGAATTTAATCAATTGTCATTTTTTGAAATGACAGTAGGTCTCGCATTTAAATATTTTTCAGATAACAAGGTAGATATTGCCGTTATTGAAACTGGGTTAGGAGGAAGGTTAGATTCAACTAATGTAATAATGCCAGAATTATCTGTAATCACTAATATAGGGTTAGATCATACTGTTTTGTTAGGAGACACCATAGAGAAAATTGCAGTTGAAAAAGCTGGCATTATTAAAAAAGGAGTACCCGTCGTTATCGGGGAAACCCAGAGTGAGACTACCCCCATTTTTAATTCAAAAGCTAGGGTTGAGGGTTCTGAACTTTATTATGCAGATCAACTTTTAATGGATCATGTCTACAATACTGATCTTAAGGGTAGTTATCAACTTAAAAATGTAACTACGGCCACTGTTGCTTTAAATGTTTTAAAATCTAAAGGATATAATTTAAGTAAGGAATCAATTAGGTCTGGATTGAATAATGTGGTTAAAAATACCGGGCTTCTCGGAAGATGGCAAATATTAGGAGAAGAACCTTTAGTTGTTTGCGATACAGCCCACAATTTTGAAGGTCTAAACTATGTAGTTTCTCAGATTAAGGAACAAAATTATAGGCAATTGAGAATGGTCTTGGGATTTGTTGCAGATAAAAATCTGGAAAGGGTAATTGGCCTGTTGCCTAAAGAGGCTATTTACTATTTGAGCCAACCCCAAATACCCAGGGCTTTGGATGTTGATGAATTAACCCAATTATTTCATGAACATGGTTTTAACTGTTTATCATTTGAATCGGTGAAAAAGGCTCTATATCAAGCAAAACTGGACTCTGCAGGTAGTGATTTTATCTTTGTAGGCGGAAGCACATTTGTTGTGGCAGAAGTTGTGTGA